The following DNA comes from Ascaphus truei isolate aAscTru1 chromosome 1, aAscTru1.hap1, whole genome shotgun sequence.
gtattgttcctgtaagaggattaTCCCACCCCgtcgggatcccttgcaggtggaggagCTGTCACCCAACGAATCAGGTATACCCCAGactcccagcggcagaggttcaggccttctttgAGCCACAAGTAATGCACCAAACACACAGTAGCCACCACATcttccatgggggggggggatagggtgcCACACTAGTATAATGGTCTTCTCTCTCATCTATAATATCAAAGGTGAAAGACAGATTGTCTCATATTTGTTAAGCAGTCTTCTAACACAATCTGGTAATGGAGTCTGGCACCTTACAGTCAATTTTAACTTCAATGGGCCATAAGGTTTCTTTAGCCACCAGAAGCTGTCTTAGGCCTCGGcaagggtggtgctgagcgggcgcgctcacgctggccgctctGAAACACATTGGCCAGAGTGAGCAAGCGCTTGCGAATGCTTGGCGCTtagatgcttgcagagcaagcaaatttgattttgcctcTTGCAAGCccaatgagggctaaccagctccgtgacgtcgtggccgtGCCCCCAGATGAGCATGCAACTAGCTGGCCACGAGTCGCCCAgtcgagcagggcgcagcgcacgagcaCCAGCGCGCCTGCTCCCTGCCTGTCCGCAGCCTTATAGACTAGACGTGCTTAGTAAAATATGGAGCATTGAGCCAGAACACATGGGGCCCTATTGTCTAAGTTGTCTTCTCCTGCCAAAAGATACCATTGACTTAATGGACTCTAAGCCGTCTTCCAGTGCCGAAAGAGGCCTTATAGCaggattgcttagtaaatatgccctCTGATGTGGAAAGTGCATgcaaattaattttttttggtaGGAATATTTTTTAATAGATAACTCTTAATGATTACGAATTTACAAAAACACTTATTTTTTTACTGCATCAAATATAATTCCGTTGTTGGATGATTTTGCATGGCAGTATTCGTATGTTAATGAGTAGGCACCATAGGGTATGTGctatacatacataaacatatcTAAATAGAATGGTTAAAAATGTTATAACTGTAATTCATCTACATTTTAATACCTTTAGATGGATTCATCCTAAGCAAATATTTAGTTGAAATTTTTTGATGGATTTGTCCTAAGCAGGTGCATTCATCTGGTCCATCCTTTTGTACTTGCAATAAATTTATGCTGATCTTGAGCTGCCCTGGAATTTTCAGTTTTTTGCCCAAAACTGACTGCTGTCTAGCTGTGCTCTGCTATTTACTATGTTCTTGGATCTTTAACATTTCGGATTGCACGCTGTGGATACTACTGGATGTTTATGGAAGTCAACAGGAAAcgggccagaatgccctgttatACTCTGTTATAACTGAACTGTCTACTTCTCATACCTGATTGGGTTATTATTGTTGTGCCACACTACATAACTGTAGTTATCAggtggacaccactagacacaAATCCCTCTCAGGAAAATATTATTTATCCTATATTGGACATCCTGATAGTATCTGGACATTTATTCATTAATGAAAACATGTCCTGTTTATAGAACCACATTTGATTTTGTGAGCACCACTCTTCGCATTATGCTATATTTTTACAAGAAAAGAATGAGACTGTCCTGCACTCCGGTGGTTGGTCTAAGCACCCGTAGGTGTTAGGGTAGTCACTAGAGGATGGAGAATGAGGGTGCAGTAGGGGACCTCTAGGTAAATCGGAGCTGGGAGGGAAATCCCTTACCTATGAAGACTCTCTGATCTGggacctgctctcctctgctctccGGTATCCCGTGTGCAGCCTTGTGTGAAGATGAGTGGAAGGAAAGAAGATTCGGCACCACTGCAAGTGACAAGCATCCAGGCTACTTCTTTAAGACGAAGCACTgttccatagcgtgaaacgcgttgagggggagatcgcggtgtagccTTGTGTCTgtaatgtgccaataaagttttttcaacaTACCGGGAAGTAGCCTGGATGCTTGTCACTTGCAGTGGCGCCGGATTTTCTTTCCTTCCATATATCTTTACAAGATCCTGAAAGCCTCTACAAAGGGCAAAAAAAATGAGCAAGAAAAGATGTACTCCTACACTATAATAAATGGATTTTCTTCCAAAAACCTGCACTGGATCTCCTACACAGCAAAAGCTGAATCCTAAAGTTTATTTCCTTTTAGTGGCTCCTGCAAAATACCTTGTAGCTATTTTTTAGTTAAATAAACTCATATAATAATAGTTCATGCACGCACAGTAGGGCTTTCAATAAACAGCTTCTGTTTGGGAAGATGTTAGCAATAACGTCCACAAATTGAAGATGGCTGCAATTATAATACTAACCAAGCTCTTACAGTACCTACTAAGAATAGTAGTGAGCATTTTGTGAGCAAATCATAGGCATACTATTGGTAAATTACTGTTCATAATGTTAGGCAAACGTTTTAGTTGAAACAAAGCTCTGCACAACTACTGCATGAACAATAATGCCTACAGTAGTaactgtacaggtagtcctcgttatccaacgtttcactttacaatgaatggcatatccaacgctttacaatgcaaccctaagggccgtttttcaacgccggaatgcgttatccaatgcttaccgccactgattaacatgggactcactttacaacggtttcattaatcaacgctacttccagaacggattccgttggttAACCGAAGACCGCCTGTATTAAGCTTCTGTAATATTATTGGCTCAACACAGATAACATGTACACAGATATAAACCCCCTTGCTTTTGCAAGGTCCTGAAACATATTTGTTTTCACTGATTTGATGGCCACTGTAGCATGGGTTAAGTATCTTAACCTACTATGGAGTAATCTCTTTACTAAGAAAACAATAATTCCACACTCTCAGATTAGCCTACAGTATGTTCACACATCTCTTGTTGTTTTTAACTTCCTTTTATTGAACAGTGCCAAAGAAAGACAAAGCCTCTGCTGTCACAGTCAGAAAGCagcatacaaataacagaacCCAACCCCAAACGCATTGAAAAGAACATCTAATTTCACTTGCATGGCTGGTTTATCAATAATGGGACTTGCTCCTGCGTCATGCCTTTGTTATCTGAATGTAAGTATAAAGGCTGTAAGGCCTGGACCCCGCTGGCAACTGCAGCGCCCCCTGTggcagacgctgcagggacgagagcactcccctcaatggcgccgtgggggggccgcagcgctgtggtgcgagttgctcctgctctcaatagaattgagagcaggactcatgacgaagcgctaagccacgccccccagcggttcagacaatgagggtgaacctgccaggtgacgtcacagccgcgcCCCCGTCCCTCCCgcgtcaccccccccctgtctttttgtctgcagctccctgcagaccggggaatcggctgcacgcgccgccagtctcgcgggcgcgcatGCAGCAGAGTTtaccggggcctcagcctaagagtGAGGATGTTAGGCATGTTAGTAAATTGTGCTAAATACTGTAAATGATCTAAACATTCCAGCATTAGCCACTAGCATCCCTCTTCTCCCACTTTGATGCATACCCATGTTTTACTTCCATACCCCACTCCCCCGTTCAATAAACCCTCATTTATGACTGATAGCGATGAACACTGTAATGGAGAATAAacatttgtgatggtgatataaTGACACGTCAGTAAGCAGCACATTTTCTTAGTTATTACAGCTAATTGATATAAATTAGGAGGTAAAACCTTATCAGAATTGAATGCAAAACAACAGGCAGTATGAATGACATTTAAACAACTAGGATCACATTGCGTATAAGGCTAATAACTATTTAAAGTGTTTCTTATTCAGTATCTCCATATCTCATCATTATAGTGCAAATATATTGTAAAGCACAGTACACTGTAATTCTATATGGGAGTTTGAAAGACATGGTCCCTACAGGAAAATATTCTAAAAATACCAGGGCATGATACTCTTCTGGCAGTGCATGCTATGAATGCCTCTCAGTTCCCAGGTTAAGCACATGCATGCATTTACCCATCATAGGAATTGTTTCAACAGACAACTCTTATAATAATAAGCATTGCATTCAGTTTGTGTTCAAACATTAATCAGATTTTGCAAAACAGCTTAATAAAATGGTCCTTTTGTCTCAATGCAACAGATTCCTCAAGAGCTGTTATGAATTAGCACTCCCATATCAGAGCGCTTATCCATACTGCCGCGTGATGACTCTGTCGCATACAATCTATTTGTGTATTTTGTCATAATAAGCTCCAAAGAGAACGTTACCTCACTTATTTAGCAGTATTGGGGCTATTAACAAATGCTAAACATTAACTTAGGTTAAAATATTCTTCTaacacttctctttctctgaaataagCTTCTCTGTTTTACTTTGTGGAAAACCCTTAATATATTTGAAAATTTAACTCATATCTCCTATAAAAAAACGGCACCACCCCTCTCTGCTGCTAATCCCTCTCCCTGTacaacctaacatcctgctggctgTCCACATTGCTTTGTTACTGTACATTGTTTGTCTACTTTTAGGGctgctgaaataatgactccaaggtcccttccatctattgtagttgacattatagtgccattaattATGTATTCTGAATTTGGATTTTTGGGACCCAAGTGCATTATTTTGTACTTTTTGACATTCAATTATAGTTGCCACACCCTTCACGCCTCATTTGCCACACTCAATCATCTAATCTACCTAAATCCTTAATAATTTTGATTAACCCCTCTTTCTTGAGTGTCAACCCTGTTCTAGATCTTTTGGTCATTAGCAAAAAggcttaccttcccttccagacCATTTGTAATGTAACTAAAAAGATATTAAAGAGCAGtggtcccaggacagatcccAGAAGTACTCTAATGGCTGCCTTCACCTTCTGTGAATGTTCTCCCTTCACCGCAACTGTCACCTATCCTTCaaacaatgggcctcatgcagtaagcgacgattatgtgaaatcggcaagcttatcgattagtcatgttattggcgtttttccctctccgtatgcagtaagtgccgaatacattcaaaatcaaccagaaaacaaatccgcccactctcacgatgatgagccgatcacacacaggtgtatcggcgtgcgtggcggggtgctgttaggttgcacaatcacaaatcttgctgaatcaggcgaaacaagcatgtttttgattgcgcgccatatttaaaggcaacgtgtactgctaatcattctctgtgttgttgggagtgacagagagagagagacgcacagagctggacgattgaagatttgcatattgactgagagacttgttgtgtattgggtgagctttgtcctttgttgttttgtttacatctttgtcttgttttatatgtggaagtgggtcgtgtgattgcctgtacatttcttgtctgttttttgtgagtgctggaagtatgcccgcaaagcgtgggaagagtgatgctggtgggagtgggagtgctactcgtgggagtacgcgtcggagtgaacgttctgttcaggggagtgatgttgctggtgcaccgagtggtgttgctgggagtgggagtgctgttgttgggagtgggagtgctggtgctgcgagtggtgttgctgggagtgggagtgctgttgttgggagtgggagtgctgttgttgggagtgggagtgctgttgctgtgagtgggagtgctggtgctgggagtgggagtgctgttgctgtgagtgggagtgctggtgctgggagtgggagtgctggtgctgggagtgctggtgctaggagtgtgagtgctggtgctaggagtgggagtgctggtgctaggagtgggagtgctggtgctaggagtgggagtgctggtgctgggagtgctgctggtggcgcagttgctgatggggtgtctggtggtggcgtgcttgctggtggccagcttttggaggctcttccattggaagaaggagagtccagtcagcaccagccaagctctgaccctaaacctgctcggaaaaaacgtgtggagaagccacgtaatcctcgcttcaatgaccaggaaaatagggctcttgtcactggcattctggagcactatgacagtctctatggacatttagtaggtaagtgtaactttacatttattattcaaatacatgtgatcctaggtcatctgagttttgttcatatgcaaatatgggtacacaatatctttctatgttcattagtgtggaaacacagctttttatcatgccttacaaggacaaataaacacaggcggtcaatttgccagaactgcatacaatatgaatgcaaccttgcttacatgtataggtttagtagtgaatgctcatgtgctgcacatattacacataaaacagcatgtttgctatctcttggaacagctagcagtgtaggaaactggtgcttatattattattcatttacctcatatcttttatatgtttttcaagggcggacaagtgcagcaagcaaaaaagaaatgtgggacacaatagtcattggtgtcaatgcctgtgggaatagtgtcagggacaagtatcattgtcggaaaagatttgatgatattaggtccaaattgaaaaagaaaatacaagaccaacgcgtgcatgctactggcactggaggtgggcccacaccacaacgtctcatattgactccattggaggagctgcttcggccaaaattacttaccgtcgtcgtggaaggcttggctggtgaccgtgacattggaatttatccgtcacaatttccagcaggtgataaatattactgtactaggcgtgtcgttgcttacagttattttgcatatttacactgctttttatactgtcttcacaatataagcatacctgcatctatatatgtatatgtctgattctgtatatatatatctcaaaatagacatatatgtagtagtcctactaaaagcagtaactaatatagcacgtgccattgcgtgctcatttacatgtgaattcccaaaatgcatagctgcagtggaagcaattgatggtgggcgaagatggggaacaacagggtagtacacatgtgtaacacatgttcatgagaaattattagtagctacaggtacagaacagaaatatgtatcatattattgtgtattttattgattttactccgacaaacatgacattactgcctattttaagcatgcatcaaagaaattgcatgtaacggcctacaaacatcactggcactaacacatctatagttgcttatgaaaaggtccatttttgctttatgtcatatacagacagcataatgaggcacacgtatcatatgttatgtcattgttttcataacttaaacactgcagatgactacttagctcatctaccattgtgttaaagcagctgcaattaatatctcatcacagcatacacttcaacagagggggtggggttcagcacacacactaattacagcctcatttcacggtcaacttagttcacaccatttgcacctgtttcaagtcattgaaaggtgtggctgattaggctttttggggaagggaatacctttcttacaacctgaatagcacaactgaagttaatcacactcatttgaaagcttaactctagctactaaatgccccaacaactcattacttatcaaagcgtacgtcacacattagttcactcatatctatagttgaactactatgaaagacacattatcacacactgcatgtgttgtcttgttgagtcacagccacattcaggtgtgccacatcttcgattaatgtaccacacatatcctctaccaaaaacaacactttttgcaatatgaccaccttcatgataaccattgtgaatggtcatctcatgatagttatgtacattatgatactgatatcactacacaacatatgatttttatgtactcatttaatctatttatcctcacgcattactgcagaaacatagtatgttgtatgttagggaactcaaaaattctaagtacacaggcatgtacagtgttattacaactatttatgttcactttcacacacattttcggttaaggaactgatgttgttagttaatcataaatacagaacatacaataagtgtttgttcaatatttacacatgtaaatgtaaaacttatgttattgttatatatagttgcccctggaggacatgtgtcacctgagatggaacaagtgtcttcacctgggtcagccagctcaacactactagaaggtgagtgtatcatttgctggccatataatatgtgctcttctatatgttatgttgtcatgtgcattatttgttttgcacatcttctttaaataggattacttagtgtcagtgaaaattaagtgtaaggcaacatgtattgtgttagtgatgttaattatcatgtaggacttctgagtttagagcaacttttcattcattcatatttcatactgagtccaaacattattcgtaagtcaaggtagtttttaatgaggttataaaacgtatgctaacatgttaggtgttacttaggacacagtacaattacatagtaacacagcatacattaacatgccatttaataatgtgtacatttctttttagaacatcatggtgatgaggatgatgagtatgatgaggatgacgccacagaagagactgaaatacaatcatgtgaccatgaagaggtgccaatagaaactgttgtaccgccaaaacgtccatcaacttccacatacgatgcaattgtagcttcagagggaaaaatagtggacgcagaaaatcgtcgccattcagacatgatgacagtgctggaaaggatgattggactgcaggaagaaacagtatcacaattggcacatctccacagagtcttcattgaagtgcctaaacagttgcaaaaaatcaacacctcattcgaagcattagttgttcagcaaacacaagctaattactggagaatgactaatgtaccacaattcaacacctcccagccaggatctgttcatgcaggtcagttttcaccacattcatctgatattcattcaccaggcccaaatgttaccggtcaagtagcagacattgctgtgcaggttcctgatgacatcctaccgctgccatctgtacaaattcagcagcagacacctacaaaggaggcgacaaaaacaaaacaagacacacatgaaacagaccaaccatcacttgtgcagtgtctaccaacttgctcacatgtgtcactgggcacaagccctgtccgtgaacagtcactacccaaaagccctgtaggtgagtcgctgcccaaaagccctgtaggtgaatcgctgcccaaaagccctgtaggtgagtcgctgcccaaaagccctgtaggtgaatcgctgcccaaaagccctgtaggtgaatcactgcccaaaagccctgtaggtgagtcactggccacaagccctgtaggtgagtcactggccacaagccccgtaggtgaacagtcactggccacaagccctgcccgtgaagtgccagaggccactcaaagtggctctgttgtgcctaaagttggtggcaaaagaaaaaggaaaattcaagagacaacaagcaggcctgttactcgctcgcaaaaggaacaaaaaaaataaatgttataattcagaaaatatgtctttggccttgttttgttgacttcagattatctaattactattgtatgtatgctgaagactgtgttgtttccaaactttcaactatgttcttgtacacgtgaagttttggaaatgttaacactcataattaattgtgttataaatatttatgttgtaatcgtctgttcagtaatggtccaccaggagccagttgctaagtttagagaagctgccattgactttgcagcaaaacattgcatttgggtgtgttaattgatgtaagaattgcatatgcatattagtcacatgcaattattaaaacacctaagtaagtgcaaacatctttcttgtacgtgtacagcaggattatgtgtaaattattacttacctttgccttgcttggccattgtaattttgtcctttaatcagttgtgtgttcgtttctataacatctcagaatgtataataatatatatacacacacacacacacacacacacacacacacacactgagtgagtg
Coding sequences within:
- the LOC142468415 gene encoding uncharacterized protein LOC142468415, which translates into the protein MEQVSSPGSASSTLLEEHHGDEDDEYDEDDATEETEIQSCDHEEVPIETVVPPKRPSTSTYDAIVASEGKIVDAENRRHSDMMTVLERMIGLQEETVSQLAHLHRVFIEVPKQLQKINTSFEALVVQQTQANYWRMTNVPQFNTSQPGSVHAGQFSPHSSDIHSPGPNVTGQVADIAVQVPDDILPLPSVQIQQQTPTKEATKTKQDTHETDQPSLVQCLPTCSHVSLGTSPVREQSLPKSPVGESLPKSPVAL